In Anaerolineales bacterium, the following are encoded in one genomic region:
- a CDS encoding YvcK family protein, whose product MGARLSNGLRTAWNEALRILRWLTPGLGVKRWILLIFFGAFLIGIGAAMLILDVYRQTPEVWWLQIFDLFSLRFLDRTLRAVSFALLGFGSMVYGVIKMNRSLMAPYQRPGQAMVDTLADHRRRGRGPRIVVIGGGHGLGTLLRGLKAHTYNLTAIVTMADDGGSSGRLRNSLGVLPPGDIRNCLAALSNDETLITQLFQYRFSGGESGMEGHSFGNLFISALSEITGSFEEAIAESGRVLSVHGQVLPATLHDVRLVADMAVPLAGMEVRVHGESQIPHMRGSVRRVWLEPNSPPAYPDAINALLNADLIVIGPGSLYTSILPNLLVPDLAAAVKNSSALKIFICNLATQAGETDGYRCGDHVQAIEEHIGKGVFDIVLSNQEQSARLPAGSEWVVAEEGLEKHYALYKAALADPKKPGHHDAARLAQILMDLLQERTGPLAEI is encoded by the coding sequence ATGGGTGCACGGCTCTCTAACGGGCTGCGCACAGCCTGGAATGAGGCGTTGCGCATCCTCCGCTGGCTCACTCCAGGCTTGGGGGTAAAGCGCTGGATTCTCCTGATATTTTTCGGAGCCTTTCTCATCGGCATTGGCGCGGCCATGCTGATCCTGGATGTGTACCGCCAGACCCCAGAGGTCTGGTGGCTGCAGATCTTCGATCTGTTTTCTTTGCGCTTCCTGGACCGCACCTTGCGCGCAGTGAGCTTCGCCCTGCTGGGTTTTGGTTCAATGGTGTACGGTGTGATCAAGATGAACCGCTCCTTGATGGCGCCCTACCAGCGCCCGGGGCAGGCCATGGTGGATACGCTGGCGGACCACCGACGCCGCGGCCGCGGGCCGCGCATTGTGGTGATCGGCGGGGGACATGGTCTGGGCACCCTGCTGCGCGGCCTCAAAGCACACACCTATAATCTGACCGCCATCGTGACCATGGCAGACGACGGCGGCTCCTCTGGCCGCCTGCGCAATTCACTGGGTGTGCTGCCCCCCGGCGATATCCGCAATTGTCTGGCAGCGCTTTCCAACGACGAAACCCTGATCACCCAGCTTTTCCAATATCGCTTCTCCGGCGGCGAAAGCGGCATGGAGGGTCATTCCTTCGGCAACCTGTTCATCAGCGCCCTAAGCGAGATCACCGGCAGCTTCGAAGAAGCTATCGCCGAATCCGGCCGGGTGCTTTCGGTGCACGGCCAGGTGCTGCCAGCCACGCTGCACGATGTGCGCCTGGTGGCGGACATGGCCGTGCCGCTGGCCGGCATGGAAGTGCGTGTGCACGGCGAGAGCCAGATCCCCCATATGCGCGGGTCGGTGCGGCGCGTATGGCTGGAGCCCAATTCGCCGCCCGCCTACCCGGACGCGATCAATGCGCTGCTCAACGCCGACCTGATCGTGATCGGCCCGGGCAGCCTGTACACCAGCATTCTGCCCAACCTGCTGGTGCCTGACCTGGCGGCGGCGGTCAAGAACAGCTCGGCGCTGAAGATTTTTATCTGCAACCTGGCCACCCAAGCCGGTGAAACCGACGGCTACCGCTGCGGCGACCATGTGCAAGCCATTGAGGAACACATTGGCAAGGGCGTCTTTGATATTGTGCTGAGCAACCAGGAGCAGTCCGCCAGGCTGCCGGCCGGCTCGGAGTGGGTGGTGGCCGAAGAAGGGTTGGAAAAACATTACGCCCTGTACAAAGCTGCGCTGGCAGACCCCAAGAAACCCGGCCACCATGATGCAGCCCGGCTGGCTCAGATATTGATGGACCTGCTGCAGGAACGCACAGGCCCGCTGGCAGAGATCTAG
- a CDS encoding phosphoglycerate kinase → MFNKKTIADIEPRGQRVLVRVDFNVPIDNGVVQDDTRIRAALPTINNLLERGAAVLLCSHLGRPKDEPDPQYSLKPVADYLATLVSAPVKFCPECVGPEAEAAATALQPGEILLLENTRFYPGETKNDPQMATQLAKLADIYVNDAFGSAHRAHASTEGVAKHLPAVAGLLMEQEIRYLGQALAEPRRPFVAILGGAKVSDKIGVIRNLLTKADQLLIGGGMANTFLKALGYALGDSLVEAEAVETAKGLLAEDGDKLHLPVDVVIADAFDASAQHKTIATGDVPEGWRILDIGAQTTAAFSEQVAKAGTVVWNGPMGVFEMKPFAAGTFALAQAVADSSADSIIGGGDSVAAVQQSGLADKITHISTGGGASLEMLEGKLLPGLAALQDKE, encoded by the coding sequence GTGTTCAACAAGAAGACGATTGCAGACATTGAGCCGCGCGGCCAACGCGTACTGGTGCGGGTGGACTTCAATGTGCCGATTGACAACGGCGTGGTGCAGGACGATACGCGCATCCGCGCCGCCCTGCCGACGATCAACAACCTGCTGGAACGCGGCGCAGCGGTGCTGCTGTGCTCCCATCTGGGCCGCCCCAAAGACGAGCCTGACCCGCAATATTCGCTGAAGCCGGTGGCCGACTACCTGGCGACCCTGGTCAGCGCGCCGGTCAAATTCTGCCCGGAATGTGTGGGGCCAGAGGCGGAAGCCGCCGCGACCGCCCTGCAGCCCGGCGAGATCCTGCTGCTGGAGAACACGCGCTTCTATCCCGGCGAGACCAAGAACGACCCGCAGATGGCGACTCAACTGGCCAAGCTGGCCGATATTTATGTGAACGATGCCTTCGGCTCGGCCCACCGCGCCCACGCTTCGACCGAGGGCGTGGCGAAGCACCTGCCAGCCGTGGCCGGCCTGCTGATGGAGCAAGAGATCCGCTACCTGGGCCAGGCCCTGGCTGAACCGCGGCGGCCATTCGTCGCCATTCTGGGCGGCGCCAAGGTCAGTGACAAGATCGGAGTGATCCGCAACCTGCTGACCAAGGCCGACCAGCTGTTGATCGGCGGCGGCATGGCCAACACTTTCCTCAAGGCGCTGGGCTATGCGCTGGGCGATTCGCTGGTGGAGGCGGAGGCCGTGGAGACGGCCAAGGGCTTACTGGCAGAAGACGGCGACAAGCTGCACCTGCCGGTGGACGTCGTCATCGCAGATGCTTTTGACGCCAGCGCACAGCACAAAACGATAGCGACCGGCGACGTGCCGGAGGGTTGGCGTATCCTGGACATCGGCGCGCAGACCACGGCGGCCTTTAGCGAGCAAGTCGCCAAGGCGGGAACCGTGGTGTGGAATGGGCCGATGGGCGTGTTTGAAATGAAGCCGTTCGCCGCAGGCACCTTTGCGCTGGCGCAAGCGGTGGCCGATTCCTCGGCGGACAGCATCATCGGCGGCGGCGACTCTGTGGCCGCCGTGCAGCAGTCCGGCCTGGCCGATAAGATCACCCATATCTCCACTGGCGGCGGCGCCTCGCTGGAAATGCTGGAAGGCAAGCTGCTGCCCGGCTTGGCCGCCTTGCAGGACAAGGAATAA